One window of the bacterium genome contains the following:
- a CDS encoding DNA translocase FtsK, whose protein sequence is MRKTRSTASRRRTTKRSTTRKTARRRSNPIVVFEVFGFALIALGIAMLIALCTPNSSGIFGRYITATLRVTVGIGAYLIPFLLALLGAMLIAGPLDLIPRNISIGSIMGFLVIVVWSSLNAAIARDTQALGGGYLGDVLAFVLRKFTGDLISYIVLVFGALAAAMFIVDIPLANLLEKLQNAYLDYKEAAAERAAAKKPVKVNGKDAEIVTESRKRTLAGIFGKGSDAAAPDAAVSEPEHVPVKINGSLFNQERSTKNGSSHKPAPAQVPDQVEYGEFQLPPTTLLVEPPPPPPRVESELKANIEIIERTLEEFKVQANVVEIACGPTVARYEIRLAPGIKVNKIVGLADNLAMQLAAIDVRVEAPIPGKAAIGVEVPNKNRGMVVLRDIVESKVFRDAPGKLTFALGKDVAGHARVADLTRMPHMLIGGATNAGKSVGLSTMIASLLFRATPDELKFVLIDPKRVELSLFDGIPHLACPVVKDVKQAAGIFRAVVQEMERRYELFSRNGSRNIESYNEKMSAEERLPFMIVVVDELADLMMQAAAEVEGSITRIAQLARATGIHLVIATQRPSVDVITGIIKANISSRVAFAVSSHHDSRTILDQKGAERLIGRGDMLFLPIDASKPTRIQGCFVSDKEINTLCKFLKDQRKPNYTLQPAMGPSGTGGSGGGEDDSFSDEFFEPSVRFIVNTGYCSTSMLQRKFKIGYTRAARIVDVMEQQGIVGPLDGAKPRQVLITKADLESILGGPIGMRSDDISEGDEYDEDVPSAEIIEPDEEED, encoded by the coding sequence GTGCGTAAAACACGATCCACCGCGTCGCGCAGGCGGACAACCAAACGATCCACCACCAGAAAAACGGCCAGGAGAAGAAGCAACCCCATAGTAGTATTCGAGGTATTCGGGTTTGCTTTGATAGCGCTCGGCATCGCCATGCTCATAGCCCTGTGCACACCAAATTCCAGTGGGATCTTCGGGCGATATATAACCGCCACTTTGCGTGTCACAGTCGGCATCGGCGCATATCTCATACCGTTTCTGCTTGCGCTTTTGGGAGCAATGCTCATAGCGGGTCCGCTTGATCTCATACCAAGAAATATAAGCATCGGCAGCATCATGGGATTCTTGGTGATCGTAGTTTGGTCATCACTTAATGCAGCCATAGCAAGGGACACTCAAGCGCTGGGCGGCGGATACCTGGGCGATGTTTTGGCCTTTGTGCTGCGTAAGTTCACGGGAGACTTAATCAGCTATATAGTGCTGGTCTTTGGTGCTTTGGCGGCGGCGATGTTCATTGTAGATATTCCACTCGCCAACCTGCTCGAAAAGCTGCAGAATGCATATTTGGACTATAAAGAAGCCGCAGCCGAGCGAGCAGCCGCCAAAAAGCCTGTAAAGGTAAACGGCAAGGATGCCGAGATTGTTACCGAGAGCCGGAAGAGAACACTTGCCGGTATTTTCGGCAAGGGCAGTGATGCTGCAGCTCCAGATGCAGCGGTTTCTGAACCTGAGCATGTTCCGGTCAAGATCAATGGCTCACTGTTCAATCAGGAACGTTCTACCAAAAATGGCAGTTCACACAAGCCCGCGCCTGCGCAAGTGCCTGATCAGGTCGAATATGGTGAGTTTCAACTGCCTCCGACCACTCTATTGGTAGAGCCGCCACCTCCTCCACCAAGGGTCGAAAGTGAGCTTAAAGCGAACATAGAGATTATTGAGCGTACACTCGAGGAGTTCAAGGTGCAGGCAAATGTTGTCGAGATCGCATGCGGGCCGACTGTCGCCCGATACGAAATTCGCCTTGCGCCTGGTATAAAAGTAAACAAGATTGTTGGTCTTGCTGATAACCTGGCTATGCAGCTTGCGGCAATCGACGTGCGTGTCGAGGCTCCTATTCCGGGCAAAGCCGCCATAGGCGTCGAGGTCCCGAACAAGAATAGGGGCATGGTCGTGCTCCGAGACATTGTCGAGAGCAAGGTATTCCGAGATGCTCCGGGCAAACTTACTTTTGCTCTGGGTAAAGATGTCGCAGGTCATGCGAGGGTAGCCGACCTGACCAGGATGCCGCATATGCTCATCGGCGGTGCGACCAATGCCGGCAAGAGTGTTGGCTTGAGCACAATGATTGCGAGCCTGCTCTTCAGAGCCACGCCTGACGAGCTGAAGTTTGTCCTTATAGACCCGAAGCGGGTTGAACTGAGTCTCTTTGACGGCATTCCTCACCTTGCCTGCCCGGTCGTAAAGGATGTGAAACAGGCAGCCGGAATATTCAGGGCAGTGGTGCAGGAGATGGAGCGGCGTTATGAGCTTTTCTCCCGAAACGGATCTCGCAATATCGAGTCATACAACGAGAAGATGAGTGCGGAAGAGCGCTTGCCGTTCATGATCGTAGTAGTCGATGAACTTGCCGATCTGATGATGCAGGCCGCGGCGGAGGTAGAGGGTTCGATCACACGAATCGCACAGCTCGCCCGCGCTACTGGTATCCACCTGGTGATCGCGACACAGCGCCCCTCGGTTGACGTCATTACGGGCATCATCAAGGCAAATATTTCGTCAAGGGTTGCATTTGCAGTATCGAGTCATCATGACAGCCGCACGATCCTGGATCAAAAGGGCGCAGAGAGACTGATCGGGCGCGGCGACATGCTGTTTTTGCCGATAGATGCATCCAAGCCGACCAGAATCCAGGGCTGTTTTGTCTCGGACAAGGAGATCAATACTCTCTGCAAGTTCCTCAAGGATCAGCGCAAACCGAATTACACGCTGCAGCCTGCCATGGGGCCGTCGGGCACAGGTGGCAGCGGAGGCGGTGAGGATGACTCGTTCAGCGATGAGTTCTTTGAGCCGTCCGTGAGGTTCATAGTCAACACGGGCTATTGCTCGACATCCATGCTCCAGCGCAAGTTCAAGATTGGTTATACGCGTGCGGCAAGGATAGTCGATGTGATGGAGCAGCAGGGTATAGTCGGCCCTCTCGATGGAGCCAAACCGCGCCAGGTGCTTATCACCAAGGCTGATCTCGAATCTATTCTTGGTGGACCGATAGGCATGCGCAGTGATGACATATCTGAAGGCGACGAGTATGACGAGGATGTGCCTTCTGCAGAGATAATTGAGCCGGACGAGGAAGAAGACTGA
- the rimO gene encoding 30S ribosomal protein S12 methylthiotransferase RimO codes for MAKVSLVSLGCPKNLVDSEGALGEIAQAGHEIIIDQGRADVILVNTCGFIESAREESVEAILEALEYKDSGTCKAVIVIGCLSQRYASELAAQMPEVDAFLGVGHAGKIAQAIESVLAGKKLVDESKPPSQWCEHTPRVQSTPLWTAYLKVSDGCDNRCAYCAIPDIRGSFRSRPKQYIIEEANRLADSGVKEVVLVGQDLTQYGADIGKPNSLPGLLEKLNDVDGLHWVRLLYCYPSKVTPELIETIASCEKVVKYMDMPLQHGDDGILRAMNRRGSVGQYLQVIDKLRERIPEMALRSTFIAGFPGETDEAFESLVEFVKRIRFDRVGVFAYSREEGTPAYSMKPRVSRKTAAARVKQLMELQQDISFEKNHALIGKKLEVLVEGVTDEGAFGRSYRDAPEIDGLVYIRGGSAQPGEFVDVEITEASEYDLVGSMKL; via the coding sequence TTGGCAAAAGTAAGCTTAGTAAGCCTTGGCTGCCCGAAGAATCTGGTAGATTCCGAAGGTGCGCTTGGAGAGATAGCCCAGGCAGGGCATGAGATAATAATAGATCAGGGTCGCGCGGATGTAATATTGGTCAACACCTGCGGCTTTATCGAAAGTGCTCGCGAGGAGTCTGTTGAGGCTATCCTCGAAGCGCTGGAGTATAAAGACTCAGGCACATGCAAAGCGGTAATAGTAATAGGATGTCTTTCGCAGAGATATGCTTCGGAGCTTGCCGCCCAGATGCCTGAAGTCGATGCGTTTCTTGGGGTCGGCCATGCGGGAAAGATTGCCCAGGCAATAGAGAGTGTGCTTGCCGGTAAGAAACTAGTCGATGAGTCCAAGCCGCCGAGCCAGTGGTGTGAGCACACACCGAGGGTGCAGTCGACTCCGCTGTGGACGGCCTATCTCAAGGTCTCGGACGGCTGCGACAACCGCTGCGCTTACTGCGCGATCCCGGATATCCGGGGTAGTTTTCGCAGCAGGCCGAAGCAGTATATAATAGAAGAAGCGAACAGACTTGCCGATAGCGGTGTAAAGGAAGTTGTGCTCGTCGGTCAGGATTTAACGCAGTATGGCGCCGATATTGGCAAACCAAATTCTTTGCCCGGCTTGCTTGAGAAGCTGAATGACGTGGACGGTCTGCACTGGGTGCGCCTGTTATATTGCTATCCGAGTAAGGTGACGCCTGAGCTGATCGAGACGATTGCATCGTGCGAGAAGGTAGTCAAATATATGGACATGCCTCTCCAGCACGGTGATGATGGAATTCTAAGGGCGATGAACCGCAGGGGCAGCGTCGGGCAGTATTTGCAGGTGATTGATAAATTACGGGAAAGGATTCCCGAGATGGCTCTGCGCAGCACGTTCATAGCCGGTTTTCCCGGCGAGACAGACGAGGCCTTCGAGAGCCTGGTGGAGTTCGTCAAGAGGATTAGGTTCGACAGGGTGGGGGTCTTCGCATATTCGCGTGAAGAGGGCACTCCCGCCTATTCGATGAAGCCGAGGGTCAGCCGAAAAACGGCAGCAGCCCGGGTCAAGCAGTTGATGGAACTGCAGCAGGACATATCGTTTGAGAAGAACCATGCGTTAATCGGCAAGAAGCTGGAAGTTTTGGTCGAGGGGGTGACGGATGAGGGTGCCTTCGGGCGCAGCTACCGTGATGCGCCTGAGATCGACGGCTTGGTGTATATTCGCGGCGGTTCAGCACAGCCGGGCGAGTTTGTAGACGTTGAGATAACCGAAGCAAGTGAATACGACCTTGTAGGGTCGATGAAGTTGTGA